Sequence from the Lysobacter solisilvae genome:
GCGATGACCTCCAGGATGTGGCGGCGCACCCGGAAGCACGGGATCACGATCGCGACCGAATCCAACCCGGGGCTGCGCCCCGTGGTCGTCACGCCCGCGGTCTGGACCTGCATGCCTGCCGTCCTGCTGCCGCCGCGTGGCCGGTCAGGCCAGCGCCTGGTGCAGCTCGGGCAGGATGGTGAACAGGTCGCCCACCAGACCGATGTCCGCGATCTCGAAGATCGGCGCGTCGCCGTCCTTGTTGATCGCCACGATCGTGCCCGCGTCCTTGATGCCGGTCAGGTGCTGGATCGCGCCGGAGATGCCGACGGCGACGTAGAGCTCGGGCGCGATGATCTTGCCGGTCTGGCCGACCTGCAGTTCATTGGGCACATAGCCGGCATCGACCGCGGCGCGCGATGCGCCCACCGCCGCGCCGAGCTTGTCGGCGAACTCGTAGATGACCTTGAAGTTCTCGGCCGAACCCACGCCGCGGCCGCCGGACACCACGCGACGCGCGCTCTGCAGGTCGGGACGGTCGGACTTGCCGGCCGCCAGGCCGACGAAGCGGGTGTGCGTGGGCAGGGTCGCGGTGACGCTGGCCGCTTCCACCGCGGCGCTGCCGCCGCGCGCGGCTTCCGGCCACGAGGCCGTGCGCACCGTGGCGACGACCGTCTGCCCGGCGGGCGCCTCGACGGTGATGATCGCGTTGCCCGCATAGATCGGACGCTTGAAGACGTGGCTGGCTTCCACCGCCATGACGTCGGAGACCTGCGGCACGCCCAGCAGCGCGGCCACGCAGGGCATCAGGTCCTTGCCGAATGTGGTGGAGGGGCCGAACACGTGCGTGTACCCGGCGGCCAGCGCGGCCACCTGCGGGGCCAGCACCTGCGCGATGGCGTGCGCGTTGGCCTCGTTGGCCACGGTGAGCACGCGGGCGACGCCGGCGATCTGCGCGGCCTGCGCGGCGACGGCGGCCGGGTCGGCGGCCAGCACCGCGATGTCGATCGCGTCGGGCTTGAGGGCCTGCGCGGCGGACACGCACTTGGCGGTGGCGGCGTTGAGCTTGCCGTCGAGGTGTTCGGCGATGATCAGGAC
This genomic interval carries:
- a CDS encoding electron transfer flavoprotein subunit alpha/FixB family protein yields the protein MSKVLIIAEHLDGKLNAATAKCVSAAQALKPDAIDIAVLAADPAAVAAQAAQIAGVARVLTVANEANAHAIAQVLAPQVAALAAGYTHVFGPSTTFGKDLMPCVAALLGVPQVSDVMAVEASHVFKRPIYAGNAIITVEAPAGQTVVATVRTASWPEAARGGSAAVEAASVTATLPTHTRFVGLAAGKSDRPDLQSARRVVSGGRGVGSAENFKVIYEFADKLGAAVGASRAAVDAGYVPNELQVGQTGKIIAPELYVAVGISGAIQHLTGIKDAGTIVAINKDGDAPIFEIADIGLVGDLFTILPELHQALA